Part of the Rhizobiales bacterium NRL2 genome is shown below.
TAGGCGATCGCGGTCGGTCCGGTGAAGCTGTCGGTGAGCGCACTGTAGGACGTGCCTTCGAGAGCGATCTTCACGAGCCTGTTCTTCGTGACTTTGAAGCTGGCGCCCGCTTCGCGGACCCGGCTCCGGAGATCGGTCATCTCCGCAACCGAGAGGCCCTTGTAGTGGGTGATGACGACGAGGGCCGTGTTCTCGAACACGTCCTTCATCTCGCCGATCAGCGCCGCCTTTTCTTCCCGGTTCACTCTTTCGCTCCTTCTCACGGAACCCTTCGGCCGGCGATCCGGCTTCGGGGTTCCAGCCCTGGGACGGCTGGTTTGCGGAGCCGAGGCTCCCCGTCCCTCTTCATGTCCTGCCCCAGGGTCTTGACCCGGAAACGCGCGCGGCGGACCGCGTTCATTCCGGTTCGCAACTCCCGTCTATTGCAGGCCCGGCTTCGGATTAAGCCGTTCGGGCGCGGAGCCGTCGCGGCGCCTGCAGTCTCGGACAGGTGATCCCTCGGGCCGCAGGGGCCGTCGGGACCGCGCCGCCACCGGTTGGACCCGGCGGCGGAATTCCGTGGTCGACGCTCAGGCCGCGGGCTGCGGATTGAGCGTCGAGATGTCGATCTTCACGCCCGGCCCCATGGTCGAGCTGACCGCCGCGCGCTTCAGATACTGGCCCTTGGCGCCCGCCGGCTTCGCCTTCAGCAGCGCCTCCACCAGGGAGCGCGCATTGCCGAGAAGCTGTTCCTCGGTGAAGCTGGCCTTGCCGATGCCGGCATGGACGATGCCCGCCTTCTCGACGCGGAACGACACCTGGCCGCCCTTGGCCGCCGCGATCGCTTCCTTGACGTTCGGCGTGACCGTGCCGAGCTTCGGGTTCGGCATCAGGCCGCGCGGGCCCAGCACCTTGCCGAGCCGGCCGACCACCGGCATCATGTCGGGCGTCGCGATCACGGTGTCGAAGGGCATGTCGCCGGCCTGCACCCGTTCGGCCAGGTCCTCGGCGCCCACGATGTCGGCCCCGGCGGCGGTGGCCTCATCGGCCTTGTCGCCCTTGGCGAAGACCGCCACGCGGACGGTCTTGCCCGTGCCGTTGGGCAGCTGCACCACGCCGCGCACCATCTGATCGGCGTGCCGCGGATCGACGCCCAGGTTGACGGCCATCTCCACGGTCTCGTCGAACTTGGCGACCGCCCTGGCCTTCACCGCCTT
Proteins encoded:
- a CDS encoding 50S ribosomal protein L1, which codes for MARKGKRYTAAQEGIDRDAQVSLEEAIKAVKARAVAKFDETVEMAVNLGVDPRHADQMVRGVVQLPNGTGKTVRVAVFAKGDKADEATAAGADIVGAEDLAERVQAGDMPFDTVIATPDMMPVVGRLGKVLGPRGLMPNPKLGTVTPNVKEAIAAAKGGQVSFRVEKAGIVHAGIGKASFTEEQLLGNARSLVEALLKAKPAGAKGQYLKRAAVSSTMGPGVKIDISTLNPQPAA